The stretch of DNA TGCGCGCTTCCTATAAAAACATCAACTACGCCAAGACCGGCGACGTCAACAACGTTGGCACCGACGGCAAGCTGGACCTGCGCCGCGACAACCGTTCGGTCAGCAGCCAGCAGTATGGCGCCTACCTGGGTGGCCCGATCATCAAGGACAAGCTGTTCATGTTCATTGCCGGTGATCAGACCATCGGCAAGGATTCGTATGTCGGTTCGACCTCGGTCACCAACCCGGCCACCATCAACCAGAGCGGCTGGAACCAGAACCGTTCGCAGGAAAACCGTTGGTTGGGCAAGCTGGACTGGAACATCAATGACGATCACCGCCTGGAGTTCACCAGCGCCGGCGACAGCAGCCAGACCCGCTACCAGAAATACGGCTACACGCTGAATCCGAACAATCCTAACGCTGCCGCGCAGCTGGACGGCGTACCGAACGGCCAGTTGTACTCCTCGGCCGTGGGCAAAAACCTGGGGCCAACCGATCCTGAATTCCCAGGCACCCCAGGCGCCACCGTCAACATGCTGAAGTACACCGGCAACTTGACCGACAACCTGGTGATCACCGGCCTGTACGGCGTACTGAAGAGCAAACACGGCGTCAGCTACGAAGCACTGGGCGCGAATGCCGGCACCGGTGGCGTACCGCCGACCATTACTTACGGCACCACTGCCAAGTGGGGCGCGATCGATCCTGCGCTGTACCGCAACTACAATATCTTCCCTGGCTACATCAGCAGCCCAGGCGAAGATGAAACCAAAGCGGCACGTTTCGATCTGGAATACAAGCTGGACAACCATACGCTGCGCGCCGGTATCGACTCCGCGAAGCTGAATACATCGGCAGCCGGTCAGGTCCGCAGTGGCGGTTCGTCGTGGGCATATAAATACGTTGGCGCCGCCAACGTCGGCCAGACCATCAACCTGTCGGGCGCCCGTCCTGGCAACGTCGCCGACTTCGGCGGCTCCGGTACCGCCGGCTACTACGTGTCGCAATCGATCTTCAACTCGCTGACCTCGGCTGCTGCGAAGCAATCGGCGCAGTATGTGGAAGACCGCTGGCAAGTGCGCAAGGATCTGCTGCTGACGCTGGGTCTGCGTAACGATTCGTACAGCAACTCCACCGGTGACGGCGCCAAATTCGTCGACATGAAGCACGAAGTGGCGCCACGCTTCTCGGCGTCGTGGGATGCCAACGGCGACGCCTCGCTGAAGATCTACGGTAGCGCCGGTCGTTACTACCTGCAACTGCCAACCCAGGTAGCTGCCCGTGCCGCCAGCCGTTCGACCTACACCACCCAGGAGTTCACCTACACCGGCATCGATCCGAATACCGGCGTACCGCTGGGCCTGAAGGCAGTCAACACCCCGGTCTCGTCGGACGGCGAATACGGCCAGGCCAAGAACGTGCAGTCGGTGGTGGCGGCCGATTTGAAGCCTAACTATCAGGACGAAATCACGCTGGGCTTCGAAAAAGCCTTCAGCCCTGACCTGAACTTCGGCGTCAAAGGCACCTACCGCAAACTGGGCGCTGGTATCGATGATAGCTGCGATACCCGTCCAATTCTGAAATTCGCAGCCGAACACGGTATCGATATTCAGAACACCGGGGCCGTCAACTGCTTCATCTTCAATCCAGGCCGCGATGTCAGCCTGTGGGTGGACGGCAACGATGCAGCCGGTAATCCGGTGGTCACCGGCAAAGGCCAGATTGCCCACTTCACCGCTGCGGAAATCGGCGAGCCAGACGCCAAGCGTACCTACGCCGCACTGGACTTCTTCGCCGAGCACCCGATGCGCAACGGCTGGTATGGCCGCATCAACTACACGCTGTCGCGTAGCACCGGCAACATGGAAGGCCAGACCCGTTCCGACACCGGCCAGACCGACGTCGGCACTTCGGCAGGCTGGGACTTCCCAGAGTTTGCGCCGGGTTCGGACGGCCTGCTGCCGAACGACCGCAAGCATCAGCTGAAGATGTACGGCTTCTACCAGATCACGCCTGAAGTGACCGTGGGTGCGTTCGCGCTGCTGCAATCGGGTCGTCCTAAGCTGTGCCTGGGCACCAACGACGCGGCCGATAACGGCAGCGATCCGGCTTACCCGCTGGGTCAGATCTACGGCGGTCCTGGTTATGGCGCCGAGTACTACTACTGCGGCGACAAGCCAAGCCCACGCGGCAGCCTGGGTCGTATGCCTTGGGAAAAACGTCTGGATCTGAACCTGGCTTACTCGCCACAACTGATCAAAGGTTTGACGGTGAAAGTGGACGTGTTCAACGTGTTGAACAAGCAAGTGCCAATCAGCACCAACCCAACCTATGATGACGGCGATAGCAGCGTGATCACCGCCAAATACGGTGAAGTGATGAGCTACCAATCGCCACGTTATGCCAAGTTCACGGTGGAATACAACCACAAGTTCTAAGCCCTGTGTAATGGCGCCGGCAACAGGGCGCCACTCCACCAGAAACCGCAGCCTCGGCTGCGGTTTTTGTTTGCCTTTTCCGTTCCGCTGGGTACTTTTGTGCGTGGCAGCATAAACGCAACGGAGGATCTCGGTGAGCGAAGACAAGAGCAATCCCTGGCTGAATTGGCCAGGCAATCCCTTCAACCTTGCCCAGCAGGCAAGCGATTACTGGATCGACGCTGCGCAGCGCTCGGTCCTGTTCATGGACGTGCTGCGCCAGCGCGGCGATGAACGCAACCACCGTGCCGAGCAGACCGCGCCGCACGTGCTGACCTTTGCCTTCGACGTGGTGATGGACGGCCGTCACCTGGAGCGTCCGGTCAACTACGGCCTGCTGCACATCCAGCAGCCGGACGGCGTCCAGCCAGATCCCACCAAGCGTCCGTTCATCGTGTTCGACCCGCGCGCCGGTCATGGTCCCGGCATCGGCGGCATGAAGCATGACAGTGAAATCGGCGTGGTGCTGAAAGCCGGCCATCCATGTTATTTCGTCGGCTTCACGCCGCATCCTGTGCCGGGCCAGACGATTGAAGACGTGTGCCGCGCCGAAGCGCAATTCATCGCCAAGGTGGCCGAGCTGCATCCGCACGCCGACGGCAAGCCGGCGCTGATCGGCAATTGCCAGGCCGGCTGGCAGATCATGATGACCAGCGCGCTCAATCCCGACCTGGTCGGGCCGCTGGTGCTGGCCGGTGCGCCGCTGTCGTACTGGGCTGGCGTGCGCGGCAAGAATCCGCTGCGCTATCTCGGCGGCATCCTCGGCGGCACCTGGATGACGGCGCTGGCCGGCGACCTGGGCAACGGCATTTTCGACGGCGCGCAGCTGGTCGAAAATTTCGAGAAGATGAATCCGTCTAATACACTGTGGAGCAAGAACTACAACGTCTACTCCAAGATCGATACCGAAGCGCAGCGCTTCCTCGACTTTGAAAAATGGTGGGGCAATCCGGTGCTGCTGAACGCCGGCGAAATGCAGTACATCGCCGACTCGCTGTTCGTCGGCAACCGACTGAGCGACGCCGCGCTGCTCGACAGCGCCGGCCACCGCATCGACCTGCGCAACGTGAAGTCGCCGATCGTGGTGTTCTGCTCGTGGGGTGACGACATCACGCCGCCGCAGCAGGCGCTGGGCTGGGTGCTGGACCTGTACGAGGACGACGCGGCGCTGGTGGCCGGCGGCCAGACCATTATCTATTCCATGCACCAGAGCATAGGTCACCTGGGCATCTTCGTATCGGCCTCGGTGGCCAACAAGGAGCATGAGGAATTCACCGCCGCCATGGACATGATCGACATCATGCCGCCCGGCCTGTACGAAGCGGTGTTCCTCGATAAAGACGAGGAAATGCTGCAAGCGGAAATTGCTGCCGGCGACCTGGCGGCCGGCGATTACGTGATGCGGTTTGAACGCCGCAACCTGGACGCGCTGCGCGCATTGGGCGGCAACGATGTGGCCGATGAGCGCCGCTTCGCCACCGTCGCCCGCGTGTCGGAAATCAACAAGGGTCTGTACCAGACCTTCGCCAGTCCGCTCGTCAAAAGCCTGGTGACCGAAACCAGCGCCGAACACCTGCGCGAGGCGCATCCGCTGCGCCGCCGCTACACGGCGTTCTCCAGCAAGAATCCGCTGCTCAACAATATTCCGGCGCTGGCCGAAAAGGTGCGCGCCGAACGCCGGCCGGTGGCCAAGGACAATGTCTTCCTGCAGATGCAGGAGGCGTGGTCGAAGCAGATCGTCGAGTCGCTGGACCGTTACCGCGATATCCGCGACCAGGCCACTGAAAGCATTTTCCTCGGCGTCTACGGTTCGCCGGTGTTGCAGGCGCTGGTGGGCTTGAGCACGGACGGCGGCAAGCCGCGGCGCATCGGTCGCGACATCGCGCGCGAAGCCGCCACCAGCGCCAATCGCGCGGCGGCGGCGCTGAGGACCAAAGAGGGCGGCCTGACCGAAGCCATCATTCGCGGCTTGCTGTACATCTTCCGCAGTCCTGAAATGAGCGCGGCCGACGAGCGCGCGTTTGCGGCAATACGCCAGTTGCGCTTGCGCACCTCGGATGACAAGGAAATGAGCGTGACCTCGCTCAAGCAGATCGTGCGCGAGCAGTACGTGATGCTGCAGTTGAACGAGGCGGCGGCGCTGGCTGATTTGCCATTGCTGTTGCCGGAAGAGCCGGAAGCGCGCACCAACGCGCTGGGCATCGTGCGCCAGGTTGCTGGCGCCACCGGCACGCTGACTGGCGACGCTGCGGTACGGCTGGAGCGAATTGCGGAAATGTTCGGTCCGTCGGCGCCCAAGCTGGCGGTGGTGAACGGCAAGAAGAAGGGCGGCTAGTCAGACCACACAGCGTTCTAGCGCAGCTCCTTGCGCATGAAGACACTGTGGGGATCATCCGGATAACCGCCGTACGGGCCGCAGTGCTCGAAGCCGTGGCGCTGGTAGAGGGCGATGGCTTCCGGTTGCGACGGCCCGGTTTCCAGCACCATCAGCGGGCAGCCGGCGTCGCGCGCGGCCTGTTCCAGTGTGTCCATCAGCCGGCGCGCCAGGCCCTGGCCGCGCGCCGCCGGCTGCACGTACATGCGCTTGATCTCGCCATATTCCGGCGACAGCACCACCGCGCCGCAGCCGACGATCACGCCCTCCACATCGCGCGCGACGGCGAACTTTACTTCCGGCTGCATCAGCGCGTTCAGGTCGAGCGCGTAGACGGATTCCGGCGGATACAAGGTCAGATGGTAGGCATCGAGATCGGCGATCAGGGCGATGACCTCCGGCTGGTTGGGGGATTCAAAGGTGATGTGCATGCGCGTCAGTATAGCCGCCGGCGCCGCCGGGCGTATCGCGTGGACCGGAATAAATTCACGCGCTACCATTGACGTATGAACCTGCCTATTGCTCCCCATCCGTCGCCCCGCACGCCCGCCCGTTCCATCGCCATGCTGGTGGCAATGCTATTGTTATCCGGCCTGGTGACCGTCATCGTCGCTTATCTCGCGCTGGAGTGGATGCCGTGTCAATGGTTCGGCTCCAGTTTTGAAGGGGCGTGCGGTTACGGTGCGCTGTGGACCGCTGCCGGCGTGGCCGTGTTGCTGTGGCCGCTGTTATTTCTCGGTGCCGCCGCACTGTATTTCCGTCGCGGGCGGGACGCTGCTGTCGTACCGGCCGCCGCGCCGCCAGCGCGCCTGGTGACGCAGTGGCGCGTGGTGCTGGCGCTCACCTTGCTGGCGCAATTATTGCCGTTGTTGCTGGCGTTCACCCATGTCGACTTGTCGCCGGCGGCGGATACGGCGCTGCGGTGGCTGACCTTGCTCATGCTGGTACTCAACGCCGTGTTGGTCTACCTGATCGCCGCGCGCAGCCAGCGACAGCTGCTGGCATTGGCGCTGGCGCTGATTGCCGTTCTATTCGGCTGGATGGGGGCGGCGGGCGTCGGCATTTACCTGCATAGCGAACTCCGCCGTCCTCGTCCTGCAGGCTAGTCCTTCGAGCCTGGCGAAATTGTTTTGCTGACGTTGCCGTGTTCGTCGAGCATCTGGATCAGTGGCGCGCCGTCGGCGCTGACCAGCAGCATCATGCGCACCCGGCCCTGGGCGTCCTTCAGTTGCAGCGCCGAGCCTTTGTCGCGCGTGTTGCCCAGCCAGATGCGGTTGACGCTCAGGCGTTCTTCAGCGCTCAGCTTTTGCCAGTAGGCCTCGCGCTGGTCGGCCGGCAGTTTGCGCGCTTCGTCGCCGAAACGCTGGATGTCGGCCATCGAGGTTTTCTGAAAGTAGGGCACATCGTTGATTTTGACGCCGGTTTGCTGGTGGTTGGCGCTGTCGTTGTTCATCAGCTGTAGCGCCTGGTCCTGGCGGAAGCGGTCGAAGGTCAGCGACAGACCGGACGAGACCTTGCCGTCGTCGCTGATGCTGCCTTTCTGGATCAGGCCGCCGTTCTCGGTGCCTTCGTCGTTGATGAACAGCATGCCGGCGAAGGCGCGGCGGTCGGGCCGTGCGCCTTCCTTGCCTTGCATGAAGTCGCCGGGGAATTGCGCGCGGTTCGATATCACCAGCCGCTTGGTGCCGTCCGGTTCGACGATGTTGATGCGGCCGACGGTGATTTCGTCAAACTCGGCATGCTTGCCCGGATCGCGCGCGCCGGTCAGCAGGACTACGGCGATGAGGCCGCCGGCCATGGTGGCGGCGCCGGCAAAGAAGGCCTTAAGCTGCGACATGGCGACCTCCACCGGCTTTGCGCATGCGCCATTCGACCACCACCAGCAAGAATCCGCTAAACATCAGCAGGGCGCCGAGATATTGCAGGATCTTGTTTTGCATCGGATGCACATAGGCGACGTCGGCCAGCTCAAACTTGCGCTTGCCGTTGCTGGCAGGCTCGAAAAACACGCCGCCGCGATTGCCCCAGACCTCGATGGTCTGCACCTTGACGCGGTTGGCTTCGAAGTCGGCCTGCGATTTCAGCGATTCCTGTGCGGTGACCGCGCGCGCCGCCGTTTTCAGACTCTCGATTTTGGGGAACTGTTCGAAAATCTGGTCCGATTCGCCGTCCAGGATCACGCCCTGCGACTTGTATTTATACAGATTGTTGGCGAAGAAAATGCCGTCGTTGGCGGCCAGCATCATCGCAAAGCCGAGCAGGCAGGCGGCCGCCGCACTCCAGACGTATTTGCGGGTGTCGTGCACACGGCGCTGCACCTCGCCGTTGAGGAACTGGCTGACTTCCGGAATGTGGCGCAACGAGCTTTGCAGAATGGTGCGGTCGATATCGGCCAGCAAATCCCTTGGCGTCAGTTGCAGCGATTTAACGATGGTGCTGAACATATCGGCCGACGGCTGCGACTTGTCATTTTCCAGTTTGGACAGATACGACTGCTCGATGCCGATCGCTTCCGCGAATTGCGGCTGCGTCAGATTTTTATCGGTGCGGATCTGTTTCAGCTTCTCTCCAAAATTCATTCTCAAGACCTTTCCAGGGTGGACATGAAACGTATTCTTGGGTATTCATGCAAGAATGGAAAGGTGAATATGGTGGAATATGCAAGAATTTCAGCGTTTAGCGGCGGTATTCCTGCACTTGAGGCGTTTCCAGCTGGCGGAAGAACTCCTTCATGGCGGCGCCATAGCGCTGCGTGGCATCCTTGCTGATCCAGCGCATCTGCGCCTGCGACAGCACGGCGGCGCCTTCGGGCGAGGCCAGCAGGCGATCGAGGTGGCGGATCGCCTCGCGGCCCCAGGCGGTACGCGGACAGGCAATGCCACCCACCAGCAACCCCGGCCCGCCGGCCAGCGGCACCGATTTCAGGCTGGCCAGTTCCGGACTTTGCAGGATGGCGTGCGTCATCACAAAGTCCAGTTCGATGGTGTAATCGGCGCGGTTCAGGGCCAGCATGGTCAGGATGTTGCGGCCATAGTTGCCGGGTGCGACCCGTTTCAGGCCGGGAGCCGAAGCGGCATCACCCAGCAGCGCATCGATGGCGGGACCGTAGGAGCGCTTTTCCACCACCAGGCCGCGCAGTTGCGGCACGCGCAGCAAGGCCGCCAGATCGGCCTCGCCGCGCGCATTGACGGGGAGGGCGGCCAGCACCGCCGGCCGGACGATCAGTTGCGGTGGCGGCAGCAGGTAGGCATTGCGGAAATACGCCAGCTTTTCCCGCTCGGGCGTGCGCAGCGCGTTGGCAAAGCAGGCATGCTGGCCCGAAGCGAGCTGCGACCACACACGGTTGGGATTGGCATACAAGAAGCGGTGCTCGGCTTGCGGCCAGCGGCTGACCAGATAGCGGACCACCTGATCGGCCATGCCATTGCCCGGCTTGCCGTCGATGAGTTCGCCGACCGGCGGAAAGTCCGACATCAGCCAGGTGATGGTCTCGGCGGCCCGCGCAGGGGCATTTGCCAGCATCAGTGCGGCGATGAGTGCACTGGAAGTGAGTAACAACCACACGGCTGGCGTCCTTGCTTGGGGAGGTGTCCGGTAAGGGTAACTGAAGTTGCGCTATAATGTCGACCCTTCCGCGATTCCACTGCGTAGCCATCATGACCATCATCACTCTGCCGACCGCCGACCAAGCACCCGTAGTGCCAAGCCGCCGCCTGTCCGTGGCGCCGATGATGGACTGGACCGACCGCCATTGCCGCGTATTCCACCGTCATATCAGCAAGCACACGTGGCTGTACACCGAGATGGTGACCACCGGCGCGCTGGTGTATGGCGACGTTGAGCGCCACCTGCGCTTCAACGAGGAAGAGCATCCGGTTGCGCTGCAACTGGGCGGCAGCGATCCGACCGATCTGGCCACCAGCGCCAAACTGGGCGAAAAGTGGGGCTACGACGAGATCAACCTCAACTGCGGTTGCCCGTCCGAACGCGTGCAGAAGGGGGCGTTTGGCGCCTGCCTGATGGCCGAACCGCAGCTGGTGGCTGACTGCGTCAAGGCGATGCGCGACGCGGTGTCGATCGACGTCACCGTCAAGCACCGCATCGGCATCGATGACGTGCAAAGTTATGACTTCGTCCGCGATTTCGTCGGTAAAGTGGCGGATGCCGGTTGTACGACTTTCATCGTTCACGCCCGCAATGCGATCCTGAAAGGGCTGTCGCCGAAGGAAAACCGCGAAATCCCGCCGCTGAAGTATGACTATGCCTACCAGCTCAAGCGCGACTTCCCTGACTTCGAAATCATCATCAACGGCGGCATCAAGACCGAAGCCGAAATCGATGAGCACCTGAAACATCTGGACGGCGTGATGCTCGGCCGCGAGGCGTATCACAACCCGTTCGTGATGGCAAACTTCGACCAGCGCTACTACGGAGACACCACAGCGCCGCTGACCCGCGAACAGGTGCTGGAAGCCATGATTCCCTACATTCAGGCGCAGCAGGCCCAGTATGGCCCGCTGGGCCTCAAGCTCAACTCCATCACCCGTCATATGCTCGGCATCATGACCGGCCTACCGGGCGCGCGCGCGTTCCGCCAGACCCTGTCCAACTCCAAAAAGCTCGCCCTCGGCGACGCCAATCTCCTGCTCGAAGCCGCAGCCCGGCTGCGTATTGCTGCGTAGAACTACGTATATTGACAAACTTTCATTGGCTGTGGTGGCATTTCCACACAGAAAGTTCGTTTGCGTATTTTCCGGGCAGTAATTGCTTGCTTTGAGGCAAAATTTGCATCTATAATTCCTGAATATACACACATATCCACCGACTTTCGTGCTGTATTGGGGTTCCAAAAAACGACACGCATTCTGCTGGTGGAGCTGCAAATTTTTGCATTCGCAGTCATTGTTTGCTACTGTCATAGCTTATTACTTAGCAGCAAGGGTTTTGTTCCGATGGCATCCCTAAGGGTGGTGTCATCCATGGCAACTTCTATCAACTGTGTCCCTTAAGAAGAAGACGAAATGAATTTAGCAAAAATGAAAGTCGGTACCCGTCTGGGCCTTGGATTCGCCCTGGTGCTGGTGTTCCTGGTGGCCGTGACTGCCGTCGGCATCCTGCGCATGTCGCAGATCCAGAACCGTCTGGACCACGTTATCAGCGTCAACAACGTCGTCTCCCGCCTGGTGCTGGATATGCGCAACAACGTCGCCGAGCGCATTAACTCGCTGCGCGTGCTGACCATGATCGCCGATCCGGCCGACATGGAACAGGACATGAAACGCATCAAGGAATTGTCCGGCGCCTACACCGAGTTCCAGGACAAGCTGAGCAAGCAGTTCGCGGAAGAATCGCTGCCGGAAGAGAAAAACCTGCTGATCGCGGTCAAGGAAGCGGAATCGGTCGCCATGCCGGCGATCGCCAAAGCGTCGGAACTCTGGCTGGCCAGCAAGCCTGAAGAAGCCACCCGCGTACTGGTGAAAGAAATTCGTCCAGCCCAGAAAAAATGGATGGCGTCGCTGGAACAACTGGGCGCGCTGGAAGACAAGATGAACGCGCAGATGCAGGTGGATGCCGCCAATGGCTTCTCCAGCGCCCGTACCTTCATGATCATCATGGGCCTGCTGGCCGTGGCGATCTCGGTGGTGGCGGCGCTGGTCATCACCCGCGGCCTGCTGAAGCAGCTGGGCGGCGAGCCGGACTATACCGCCTCGATCGCCGGCAGCATCGCCGCTGGCGACCTGTCGATCTCGATCAACACCACCGGCGCCGACAAGAACAGCCTGGTCGTGGAAATGCGTGAAATGCGCAACAGCCTGCGCGACATCGTCAGCCAGGTGCGCACCGGTACCGAAACCATCGGCACCGCCTCGCGTGAAATCGCCGCCGGTAACGTCGACCTGTCGTCGCGTACCGAAATGCAGGCATCGTCGCTGGAAAAAACTGCATCGGCCATGGACGAGCTGACCTCGACCGTGAAGCAAAACGCCGACAACGCCCGTGAAGCCAACCAACTGGCCTCGGCCGCTTCGGATGTGGCGGTCAAGGGTGGCCAGGTGGTTTCGCAAGTAGTTGACACCATGAGCTCGATCGATGCATCGGCCAAGAAGATTGTTGACATCATCGGCGTGATCGATGGTATCGCTTTCCAGACCAACATCCTGGCGCTGAACGCCGCAGTGGAAGCAGCCCGTGCCGGTGAGCAAGGTCGTGGCTTCGCCGTGGTGGCGTCGGAAGTGCGTAACCTGGCGCAACGTTCGGCCGGTGCGGCAAAAGAAATCAAGATGCTGATCGATGACTCGGTCGAGAAGGTCGGCGCCGGCACCAAGCTGGTCGGCCAGGCCGGTGTGACGATGGATGAGGTAGTGTCGTCGGTGCGTCGCGTGACCGACATCATGAGTGAGATCGCCAACGCCAGCCAGGAGCAGAGCGCCGGTATCGCCCAGGTCAACCAGTCGATCATCGAGATGGACAGCATGACCCAACAAAATGCCGCGCTGGTGGAAGAAGCCGCCGCCGCAGCACAAAGTTTGCAAGATCAGGCCAGCGAGCTGTCGCGCGTGGTCAGTGTCTTCAAATTGGTGGAAGGCGAGGAGCGCGCGCCGGTGGCAGCGCCCGCAATGGCCACCAGAGCAGCCGTGGTCAAGCCTATCGCTGCCGCCCGTACGCCAGTGAAGAAACTGGCTGCCAAGCCGGCGCCTGCACCGGCCGCCAAACCGAAAAAAGTCGCCGCAGCAGCCAGCACCGCCGGGAGCGATGAGTGGGAAGAGTTCTAAGCAGTTCTGAAAATTATTTGCCGCAGTCTGCCGTCCGCTGTTGTGGACAGATGGCCCGCTGTGGAGTTCGTTTAACCAGTCATTAATAACAAATTGTTGGGAAATCGTAATATGAACAAGTCTGTATTCGCCGCTGTCATCCTGTCCGTCGCCACCTCGGCTGTGTTTGCTGCTGAAGTGCCAGCCTCGCTGTCCGACAAGAACTGCAAAGCGGAATATCCAAAAGCCTCGCTGCTGAACGAAGAGCAGGGCGACGTCTCGATGTCCTTCCTGGTCGGCGCCGACGGCAACGTGATGGATTCCAAAGTGGAAAAGTCGAGCGGTTACAAAAACCTCGACAAAGCCGCGCTGAAAGCACTGAGCGCCTGCAAATTCAAACCAGGCACCAAGGATGGCGCTGTAGCCCAGACCTGGACCAAGGTCGACTACAGCTGGAAGCTGTAATTAGTCTCAAACAGGCTCTGCATGGGTAGAGCCTGCACGCCGGATTCTTACACTTTTGGGGAAATCAGATGTTTACAAATAAGCGTTGGTTGAGTGTGATCGCAG from Duganella dendranthematis encodes:
- a CDS encoding energy transducer TonB, encoding MNKSVFAAVILSVATSAVFAAEVPASLSDKNCKAEYPKASLLNEEQGDVSMSFLVGADGNVMDSKVEKSSGYKNLDKAALKALSACKFKPGTKDGAVAQTWTKVDYSWKL